One genomic window of Lytechinus variegatus isolate NC3 chromosome 1, Lvar_3.0, whole genome shotgun sequence includes the following:
- the LOC121406581 gene encoding tripartite motif-containing protein 72-like, translating into MASLRESIGRNLECPVCLGFLKDHRILSCSHTFCRGCLEFLLNSQQDKQNISCPVCRETTPIPDSDVGGLPMSKAFQSMVAEVTAENDKEINVNDLQRADVTLKRPCTCDEHLDGDEECFCANCGKYICYKCGIGEHVQEGHTVMEAERHKDTVKSNVGELLAKAATMKCDIEKYIACIAEQRETCEKVEKELHDDINQAFEKSVAELMERKELLKSKVENELKEIKTSLLEMEKITNQQVTDINKVSELVRGGLKGFLQKASLLKAHETFCEELEKLLKESEPDQEGLRRFTHQSERIRFESDNRAARNLLGCVRRGKQWRLVADKQLPTANSMESLAVSPNNDISVGCHSGGIVTYSANGTLQGRVLLNVLVRGLQYRPDGCYIVRKGALNMITLYTRKCKKLALSFDTLDSVKGGMGGLARDRDGHIFISYRKLKEIHMYNAEGGVPVRKIKCEGYEPQQIFSLSTSNKILVRDLNAIRVVDSISGTILHSVTREELSGFPCLCTDDTVLIAWVNNKEGVANISLYTSELKMMKTIISDFHFQIPERKWYFLQTFKSGEIAFCTPDRLYIFRESLE; encoded by the coding sequence ATGGCTTCACTAAGAGAATCTATTGGTAGGAACCTAGAGTGTCCAGTCTGCCTCGGCTTTCTGAAGGATCACCGAATTCTGTCATGCTCCCATACCTTCTGCAGGGGCTGTCTAGAGTTTCTACTCAACTCTCAACAGGATAAACAAAACATCTCCTGTCCAGTATGCCGAGAAACCACACCAATTCCAGATAGTGACGTTGGTGGATTACCGATGAGCAAAGCATTCCAGTCTATGGTAGCGGAAGTAACAGCTGAGAACGATAAAGAAATTAATGTCAATGATTTACAACGAGCTGACGTTACATTGAAGAGACCCTGTACGTGCGATGAACATTTGGATGGTGATGAGGAATGTTTCTGCGCCAACTGCGGGAAGTACATATGCTACAAGTGTGGCATTGGTGAGCATGTGCAGGAGGGACACACGGTCATGGAAGCTGAACGCCATAAAGATACCGTGAAAAGCAATGTTGGTGAACTGTTGGCGAAAGCAGCGACAATGAAATGTGATATCGAAAAATACATTGCCTGCATAGCTGAACAACGGGAAACATGTGAGAAGGTAGAGAAGGAACTCCATGACGATATCAACCAAGCTTTTGAGAAATCTGTTGCAGAGCTGATGGAGCGTAAGGAGCTCCTTAAGAGCAAAGTTGAGAATGAACTGAAGGAGATAAAAACGTCATTACTAGAAATGGAAAAGATCACTAATCAGCAAGTGACAGATATCAACAAGGTTAGTGAGCTAGTAAGAGGGGGTTTAAAAGGTTTCCTGCAGAAAGCCTCTCTTCTGAAAGCACACGAAACCTTTTGTGAAGAGCTGGAAAAACTTTTGAAGGAATCGGAACCTGATCAGGAAGGGCTAAGAAGATTTACTCACCAAAGTGAACGCATTCGCTTTGAAAGCGACAACCGAGCAGCCAGAAATCTCTTGGGATGCGTTCGCCGAGGAAAACAATGGAGATTGGTGGCAGACAAGCAACTACCAACAGCTAATAGCATGGAAAGTTTGGCAGTATCTCCAAACAACGACATATCTGTTGGCTGCCATTCAGGAGGAATAGTCACATATTCTGCTAATGGTACATTACAAGGTAGAGTTCTGTTGAATGTTTTAGTTCGGGGCTTACAATATAGGCCAGATGGCTGCTATATTGTACGGAAAGGTGCATTAAACATGATCACTCTCTATACCCGAAAATGTAAGAAACTTGCCCTGTCATTTGACACACTGGATAGTGTGAAGGGTGGCATGGGTGGCTTAGCACGGGATCGAGATGGTCACATTTTCATCAGTTATAGGAAACTAAAAGAGATACATATGTATAATGCAGAAGGTGGAGTACCAGTCCGAAAGATAAAGTGTGAGGGATACGAACCTCAGCAGATCTTCTCACTATCGACAAGCAACAAGATCTTGGTAAGAGACTTAAATGCAATAAGGGTGGTCGACAGCATATCAGGTACCATCCTGCATAGCGTCACCAGAGAAGAACTGTCTGGATTCCCATGTTTGTGCACTGATGACACTGTTCTCATTGCATGGGTTAACAACAAGGAAGGTGTAGCAAACATCTCTCTATACACAAGTGAGCTCAAAATGATGAAAACCATCATCAGTGACTTTCACTTTCAAATCCCGGAAAGAAAGTGGTACTTTCTCCAAACATTCAAGAGTGGGGAAATAGCTTTCTGTACACCAGACAGACTCTACATCTTCCGGGAGTCACTTGAGTGA